One genomic window of Candidatus Kuenenia stuttgartiensis includes the following:
- a CDS encoding DDE-type integrase/transposase/recombinase has product MLVDGEALPTNLCLFIDCYSRYVVEGRYYLKQTLDILIDSLIRAWTIHGSPKELYLDNAKVYHSDALRSACYNLGIKLIHRPPRDPAPGGLVERFFGTSQT; this is encoded by the coding sequence GTGCTCGTTGACGGCGAGGCGCTTCCCACAAACCTCTGTCTCTTTATCGACTGCTACAGCCGTTATGTGGTCGAAGGACGGTATTATCTCAAACAAACCCTCGATATCCTTATCGATTCTCTCATCAGGGCCTGGACTATCCACGGCTCGCCCAAAGAACTCTACCTCGACAATGCCAAGGTCTACCACTCTGACGCCCTGCGCTCTGCCTGTTACAACCTCGGCATTAAACTCATCCACAGACCACCACGCGACCCTGCTCCCGGCGGACTGGTCGAACGTTTCTTCGGCACCAGCCAGACATAG
- a CDS encoding IS4-like element ISCku3 family transposase → MMREDWDLLRTFFPNDWKSLAVDTNALKGLRKDKSEEKLLRTLLIHLGCGYSLRETVVRAKRANLADLSDVALLKRLKKSKEWLYKLCLSLFRERGLQINKRNNFHLRLFDATTVKEPGKTGSLWRIHYSIEVPSLSCDFFKLTGTEGEGTGESFRQFPMKKDDYIIADRGYCTGQGIHHATRKGAYLSVRVNSQSLRIFGEEKKPFPLLKEIQYLKRPLAIKSWNVFIPNVDNTEYVKGRLCIIHKTEEAIKIAHKKLKRHASKKGIELKPETLIYAKYVIVFTTFPENQFTAFDILEWYRVRWQIELVFKRFKQIAQFGHLPKYDDDSSKAWLYGKLFVALLTEKLIDFATSFSPWGYFIVKQED, encoded by the coding sequence ATGATGAGAGAAGATTGGGATCTTCTAAGAACTTTCTTCCCAAACGATTGGAAAAGTTTAGCCGTTGATACAAATGCTTTAAAAGGCTTGCGCAAGGATAAATCTGAAGAAAAGCTTCTTCGAACATTATTAATTCATTTAGGATGTGGCTATTCATTGCGTGAAACAGTAGTTCGAGCCAAGCGTGCTAACTTAGCAGATTTATCCGATGTTGCCTTATTAAAGCGATTAAAAAAGAGCAAAGAATGGCTATATAAATTATGTTTATCTTTATTCCGTGAGCGTGGCCTCCAAATTAATAAACGGAATAATTTTCATCTTCGCTTATTTGATGCAACAACAGTAAAGGAACCTGGGAAAACAGGAAGTCTTTGGCGCATTCATTATAGTATTGAGGTTCCTTCATTATCTTGCGATTTCTTTAAACTTACGGGAACTGAAGGAGAAGGCACAGGAGAATCTTTTCGGCAGTTTCCGATGAAAAAAGATGATTATATTATAGCTGACAGAGGTTACTGTACTGGCCAAGGAATTCATCATGCAACAAGGAAAGGCGCTTATCTTAGCGTTAGAGTTAATTCGCAATCTCTACGGATATTCGGCGAAGAAAAGAAACCCTTTCCTTTATTGAAAGAAATCCAATATTTAAAAAGACCCCTTGCTATAAAATCATGGAACGTTTTTATTCCAAACGTTGATAATACTGAATATGTCAAAGGTCGTCTTTGTATAATACACAAAACAGAAGAAGCCATTAAAATAGCTCATAAAAAACTTAAAAGACATGCAAGCAAAAAGGGCATTGAACTAAAACCGGAGACCCTTATTTATGCCAAGTACGTAATAGTATTCACAACGTTTCCTGAAAATCAATTTACCGCTTTTGATATCTTAGAATGGTATCGAGTTCGATGGCAAATTGAACTGGTCTTTAAAAGATTTAAACAAATAGCACAATTTGGACACTTACCTAAATACGATGATGATAGCTCAAAAGCTTGGCTTTATGGCAAACTATTCGTTGCTCTTTTGACAGAAAAACTAATAGATTTTGCTACGTCTTTTTCCCCCTGGGGATACTTCATTGTCAAGCAAGAAGACTAA
- the amt gene encoding ammonium transporter yields the protein MENIQININHLWVIMAACMVFLMQLGFTSYETGFSQSKNAISIALRNLVDTLISSLVFFSVGFGFMFGKSYMGLIGIDLFFANDLALHPNTLSYSFFFFQMVFASTAATILTGAIAERSGFIPNIAGTAFIVAIIYPIFGHWAWGNLFSPDQTGWLKELGFIDFAGATVVHSIGGWFAMAAAIMVGPRIDKYNPDGSSNRIGLHNVPLATLGTFFLWFGWFGFNGGSLLRVSANIGLVILNTNMAAASAGVSALIFIYATRKRIEAGSLFTAILAGLVAITASSNMVTPVSAVAIGLITGILAIIAEGFIEKTLKIDDPVSAIAVHGVGGVIGTLCVAIFAQKSYLLAENGSRMHQLGIQALGVIVAFSWSFGLGMLFFLCLKKVKRLRVTPEEEKRGLNVAEYEDVASWLDFIRITRLQDINTILEKRVQEKTADLQMANVALEKANRLKSEFLTTMSHELRTPLNAIIGFAEVLRDEIAGSLSKDQKEYVTDIHSSGHHLLDMINNILDLSKIETGKMHLQYEEFCIEDAINDTLTIINASANNKGISVHTNIQDNTPLLSADKTKFRQILYNLLSNAVKFTPENGKITINVFQKDNSLQFEIVDTGIGIKPEDKEKLFEAFHQADASLTREYEGTGLGLHLTKRLVELHGGKIWAESTFGKGSTFFFILPINPVNK from the coding sequence ATGGAAAACATACAAATAAATATTAACCATTTGTGGGTGATTATGGCGGCCTGCATGGTATTCCTGATGCAGTTGGGTTTTACCTCTTACGAAACCGGATTTTCCCAGTCCAAAAATGCCATCAGTATTGCATTGAGAAATCTCGTAGATACCCTTATCTCATCACTCGTTTTTTTCAGTGTGGGCTTTGGGTTCATGTTTGGCAAAAGCTACATGGGATTGATCGGAATAGATCTTTTCTTCGCAAATGATTTGGCATTGCATCCCAATACGTTATCGTATTCATTCTTTTTTTTCCAAATGGTCTTTGCATCCACAGCCGCCACAATATTAACAGGCGCCATAGCAGAACGCTCCGGTTTTATTCCCAATATAGCAGGTACCGCATTTATTGTTGCCATTATCTATCCAATCTTCGGGCACTGGGCATGGGGCAATCTCTTTTCCCCCGATCAAACCGGCTGGTTAAAAGAATTGGGTTTTATTGATTTTGCAGGTGCAACGGTAGTACATTCCATCGGCGGCTGGTTTGCCATGGCGGCGGCTATAATGGTAGGGCCAAGAATAGACAAATACAATCCTGACGGATCTTCTAACCGGATTGGGTTACATAATGTACCACTAGCCACATTAGGCACTTTTTTTCTGTGGTTTGGTTGGTTTGGTTTTAACGGCGGAAGTCTTTTGAGAGTGAGCGCAAATATCGGATTGGTAATCCTGAATACGAACATGGCCGCCGCCTCTGCCGGGGTTTCCGCCCTCATATTTATTTATGCAACAAGAAAAAGGATCGAAGCAGGAAGTCTCTTCACTGCGATACTTGCCGGATTAGTTGCCATAACGGCAAGTTCAAATATGGTTACCCCAGTCAGCGCAGTAGCTATCGGCCTCATTACCGGCATACTGGCAATCATTGCAGAAGGTTTTATTGAAAAGACTTTGAAAATCGACGACCCCGTAAGCGCCATTGCCGTGCACGGAGTCGGCGGGGTAATAGGTACGCTCTGCGTCGCAATATTTGCGCAAAAATCGTATCTTCTTGCGGAAAACGGAAGCAGAATGCATCAGTTAGGCATACAGGCGTTAGGCGTTATCGTCGCCTTTTCGTGGTCATTCGGGCTGGGCATGCTTTTCTTCTTATGCCTAAAGAAAGTAAAGAGATTACGGGTAACCCCTGAAGAAGAAAAGAGAGGACTGAATGTCGCCGAATATGAAGACGTTGCGTCGTGGCTTGATTTTATAAGAATAACACGGCTGCAGGATATAAATACAATACTTGAAAAAAGGGTGCAGGAAAAGACAGCAGACCTTCAAATGGCAAATGTTGCTTTAGAAAAGGCAAACAGGCTGAAATCTGAATTCCTGACAACAATGTCACATGAGCTGCGCACTCCTTTAAACGCAATCATTGGATTCGCAGAAGTCTTACGTGACGAAATCGCCGGTTCTCTCAGCAAAGACCAAAAAGAATACGTAACCGATATTCACAGCAGCGGCCATCATCTGCTTGATATGATTAACAACATATTGGACCTTTCAAAAATTGAAACGGGGAAAATGCATCTTCAATACGAGGAATTTTGCATTGAAGATGCAATTAATGACACACTGACAATTATAAACGCATCCGCCAACAATAAAGGAATTTCCGTTCATACAAATATACAGGATAACACGCCACTGCTATCCGCTGACAAAACAAAATTCAGGCAGATTCTTTATAATTTGCTATCAAATGCAGTGAAATTTACCCCTGAAAATGGCAAAATTACTATAAACGTTTTCCAAAAAGACAACTCTCTGCAATTTGAAATAGTTGATACCGGCATTGGTATAAAGCCTGAAGACAAAGAGAAATTATTCGAAGCATTTCACCAGGCAGATGCATCGCTTACAAGAGAATATGAGGGTACAGGGCTTGGATTGCATCTGACAAAACGTCTTGTAGAATTACATGGTGGCAAGATATGGGCAGAAAGTACCTTTGGAAAAGGAAGCACCTTCTTTTTTATCTTGCCCATAAATCCAGTGAACAAGTAA
- a CDS encoding putative transposase yields the protein MGLGCTREQERVEAALGGLNEAVPAFVPDQDVKSAGVLFALPALLLNGLLKYANNYLSFPKGYYGLQSFLLLLSFAALLRIKSLEAIRYCEAGELGKAIGLDRIPEIRTLRKKVKYITNHGEPEQWSKELSKYWMEEDPELAWILYVDGHVRVYSGSKTPLPKRYVSRQKLCLRGLTDYWVNDAVGKPFFVVSKAVNPGLLSVMREQIIPRLLRDIPKQPTGEELKANRHLYRFGVVFDREGYSPEFFKEMWEKRIACYTYKKVTIQRK from the coding sequence ATGGGTCTTGGATGTACACGGGAACAAGAACGTGTAGAAGCCGCATTAGGTGGGCTTAATGAGGCAGTTCCGGCATTTGTTCCCGATCAGGACGTCAAATCGGCAGGGGTATTGTTTGCACTGCCGGCATTATTATTAAATGGTTTGCTAAAGTATGCAAACAACTATCTCTCATTTCCCAAAGGGTACTATGGATTACAATCGTTTCTGCTGCTACTGTCGTTTGCAGCCCTCTTAAGGATCAAATCACTGGAGGCAATTCGCTATTGTGAAGCTGGGGAATTGGGCAAGGCAATCGGGTTAGACCGTATACCTGAAATACGAACACTGCGCAAAAAAGTGAAATATATAACAAACCATGGCGAACCTGAGCAGTGGAGCAAAGAGTTATCAAAATACTGGATGGAAGAGGATCCGGAATTGGCCTGGATCCTTTACGTGGACGGCCATGTACGGGTATATAGCGGAAGCAAGACACCGTTACCGAAGCGGTATGTATCGAGGCAAAAGCTATGTTTAAGGGGTTTAACCGACTATTGGGTAAATGATGCAGTAGGTAAGCCATTTTTCGTGGTAAGCAAAGCGGTAAATCCCGGCTTGCTTTCGGTAATGAGAGAACAGATCATACCCCGGTTGCTCCGAGACATACCAAAGCAGCCTACCGGGGAAGAATTAAAAGCCAATCGTCATCTCTATCGCTTTGGTGTAGTATTTGACCGTGAGGGTTACAGTCCTGAGTTTTTCAAAGAAATGTGGGAGAAACGCATAGCGTGTTATACCTACAAAAAGGTAACTATTCAGCGAAAATAA
- a CDS encoding helix-turn-helix domain-containing protein, with amino-acid sequence MGAKEIKELREKLGATQSEFAKALGISFSTVSRWESGISQPDYTQEEQLIALKQLVDNKDVDQKKLRKMLGLMGIGGVIATAVIAGFVITNPWGAAITSLIKKSSNTGKILDLFKKNKKPR; translated from the coding sequence ATGGGTGCAAAAGAAATTAAGGAACTTCGTGAAAAACTGGGAGCAACCCAGTCCGAGTTTGCAAAGGCATTGGGAATCAGCTTTTCAACAGTGAGCAGGTGGGAAAGCGGCATTTCACAGCCTGATTATACACAGGAAGAACAGCTCATTGCGCTGAAGCAATTGGTTGATAATAAAGACGTAGATCAGAAAAAACTCAGGAAGATGCTGGGATTGATGGGCATAGGCGGCGTTATTGCCACGGCAGTAATCGCAGGGTTTGTCATAACGAACCCATGGGGGGCGGCAATAACTTCACTCATAAAAAAATCCTCAAACACTGGAAAAATATTGGACCTTTTCAAAAAGAATAAAAAGCCGAGATAA
- a CDS encoding transposase, producing MFTKVKTGKKTEEIVYGITSLTQQKASPKTILKFSRGHWSIENGLHYVRDTSFREDHSQIRTQNAPRAMASLKNLVVGLFHFLNVPNITE from the coding sequence ATATTTACAAAAGTCAAGACCGGCAAAAAGACCGAGGAAATTGTTTACGGTATTACCAGCCTGACACAACAAAAAGCAAGTCCCAAAACCATTCTTAAGTTTTCCCGCGGACACTGGTCAATAGAAAATGGACTTCATTATGTGCGTGATACCTCCTTCCGTGAAGACCATTCTCAAATACGCACACAAAATGCCCCAAGGGCAATGGCTTCTTTGAAGAACCTTGTGGTTGGGCTGTTTCATTTTCTCAATGTACCAAATATTACCGAGTAG
- a CDS encoding O-antigen ligase family protein — protein MVSTIIGGIFFSVYYLSIKLKTSSISPIVSLCSSKKRVIFFLCIISFMFALPVAALWGKIPIKHKKTSRHISTIISRKDNLRFTLWKDSAKMLIQEPVRGVGLGNYFIKYPLYKSGKWKWMTMYAHNELLHMVTETGIVGFCGICIFLFVIIRAILRNFLFKYTTETKLLFLAPAAGCIAALSQSMVSYNLHSSTSSVYFFIGLGIICSGKFEETKTETLFFNTLFKKILVIVPVIFISIWGMYGEYRKIIGHYYYNNALNALIEEDPQECIEYSLKAIELQPYNSKYHRLISIAYEDSDQQELAEQHYRKVLTLTPNHK, from the coding sequence ATGGTTTCAACTATAATTGGAGGCATATTCTTTTCAGTTTATTATCTCAGCATAAAATTAAAAACCTCGTCTATTTCCCCAATAGTCTCACTATGTTCATCAAAGAAAAGAGTAATCTTTTTTTTGTGCATCATATCGTTTATGTTTGCACTGCCTGTTGCCGCTTTATGGGGAAAAATTCCAATTAAACACAAAAAAACATCACGCCATATTTCAACGATAATCAGCAGAAAAGATAATTTACGTTTTACTCTTTGGAAAGACTCGGCAAAAATGCTGATTCAGGAACCTGTCAGGGGAGTGGGTTTAGGAAATTATTTTATTAAATACCCTCTTTACAAATCGGGAAAATGGAAATGGATGACCATGTATGCACACAACGAATTATTACACATGGTTACAGAAACAGGTATCGTGGGTTTTTGCGGCATTTGCATTTTCCTCTTTGTTATTATAAGGGCTATTTTGCGGAATTTTCTTTTTAAATATACTACTGAAACAAAACTATTATTCCTTGCGCCTGCCGCAGGATGCATTGCTGCGTTGTCTCAATCGATGGTAAGTTACAACCTGCACTCATCTACCTCTTCCGTGTATTTTTTCATCGGACTGGGAATTATTTGCTCAGGGAAATTTGAAGAAACAAAAACCGAAACGCTCTTCTTTAATACTTTGTTTAAAAAAATCCTTGTTATCGTTCCCGTTATTTTTATTTCGATTTGGGGGATGTATGGCGAATACAGGAAAATTATCGGTCATTATTATTACAATAATGCTTTAAACGCATTGATTGAAGAAGACCCTCAGGAGTGCATTGAATATTCTTTAAAGGCGATAGAACTTCAGCCATACAATTCAAAATACCATCGTTTAATAAGCATTGCCTATGAAGATTCAGATCAGCAGGAACTTGCAGAACAACATTATAGAAAAGTCCTGACACTGACACCGAATCATAAATAA
- a CDS encoding helix-turn-helix domain-containing protein — protein MPQLVLPLFSPDCKLINNQVGFEKIGSKIYYFHGRLPVFSHEEDDLESFRFITSQLVVGGNVKQQQIVKAFGVSAISVKRSVKRLREHGPKGFFRQSARTRSAHVLTPEVKAKVQKCLERGQSVSETGKKFNIKSSTIHKAIQSGQLEKKKRQKALRSKETKVSVP, from the coding sequence ATGCCACAGTTAGTATTACCCCTATTTTCCCCTGACTGCAAACTGATAAATAATCAGGTAGGTTTTGAGAAAATAGGTAGCAAGATATATTATTTTCACGGAAGACTTCCTGTGTTTAGTCATGAGGAAGACGACCTGGAATCATTTCGGTTCATCACCAGTCAATTAGTAGTCGGCGGTAATGTCAAGCAACAACAAATAGTGAAGGCCTTCGGTGTTTCGGCAATAAGTGTTAAGCGTAGTGTAAAGCGGCTAAGAGAACATGGGCCTAAGGGATTTTTCCGTCAGTCAGCGCGAACAAGGTCAGCCCATGTGCTTACGCCAGAGGTAAAAGCGAAGGTGCAAAAGTGCCTGGAAAGAGGGCAGAGTGTTTCAGAAACAGGTAAGAAGTTCAATATCAAATCAAGTACGATTCACAAGGCAATCCAAAGCGGTCAGTTAGAGAAAAAAAAACGGCAGAAAGCGCTCCGGAGCAAAGAAACAAAAGTGAGCGTGCCGTAA
- a CDS encoding SagB/ThcOx family dehydrogenase → MSNGIGKEFMHMTKYQYLAASDQMKGIQQPPLELPYDRSKPIIDLPKPEDIVVKNADVRRVIESRTSIRNYSKKPLTLEELSYLLWCTQGVKEVIPGTATYRNVPSAGARHSLETYLLVNNITGLLPGAYRFLASKHKLMEVNLQPDIADKITEACLGQNIIKLCDVVFIWSAVAYRMKWRYGERGYRYMHLDAGHVCQNLYLSAESIDCGVCAIAAFSDDNINDLLSLDGDEEFVIYLAAAGKK, encoded by the coding sequence ATGTCAAACGGAATTGGAAAAGAGTTTATGCACATGACGAAATATCAATATTTAGCGGCATCGGATCAGATGAAAGGGATACAGCAGCCACCTTTGGAGCTTCCTTATGACCGGTCAAAACCGATTATTGATTTACCGAAACCGGAGGATATTGTTGTAAAAAATGCTGATGTGCGAAGAGTGATAGAATCAAGAACGAGTATACGTAATTATTCTAAAAAACCATTAACCCTTGAAGAATTATCTTACCTGCTGTGGTGTACTCAGGGGGTAAAAGAAGTGATACCCGGGACTGCAACGTATCGAAACGTGCCGTCAGCGGGGGCACGGCATTCTTTGGAAACATATTTATTGGTAAATAACATAACGGGCTTGTTGCCAGGCGCATACAGATTTCTTGCATCTAAACATAAGCTGATGGAAGTAAATTTACAACCGGATATTGCTGATAAAATTACAGAAGCGTGTTTGGGGCAGAATATAATAAAACTATGCGATGTTGTTTTCATTTGGTCTGCGGTAGCTTACCGTATGAAATGGCGATATGGAGAACGCGGATACAGGTATATGCATCTGGATGCAGGACACGTCTGCCAGAATTTGTATTTAAGCGCAGAATCCATTGATTGCGGGGTATGCGCAATTGCGGCGTTTTCTGATGATAATATAAACGATTTACTCTCTCTCGATGGCGATGAGGAATTTGTAATATATTTGGCAGCAGCAGGTAAAAAATAA
- a CDS encoding IS630 family transposase: MNPFLSEKTRIEFKKAHKKEPHRRHADRIKAILLLDSGWSYEKVAEALLLDDQTIRNYEKLYKDKGFDGLLSDNYIGCVPKLTCEQEEQLKDHIRKNNYSAAKEIVEYVKQTFNKIYTPEGMVHTLDRLGFTYKKTTIVPGKANPEKQKEFIENYKQLKEEKAPGDKILFMDGVHPQHNSTSAYCWIEKGKKKEIPSNTGRKRINLNGAIDIETFEVTIREDESINAQSTIKLFHEIESRYAQAGTIYIISDNAKYYRSKLVKEYLANSRIKIKFLPSYSPNLNLIERLWKFFRKKILYNKYYDTYEKFKNKCLSFFKNINEYTDELSTLLTENFQIIGEQISKI; encoded by the coding sequence ATGAATCCATTTCTCAGTGAAAAAACCCGAATAGAATTTAAAAAAGCACATAAGAAAGAGCCTCATAGACGTCATGCCGACCGAATCAAAGCTATACTTCTTCTTGATTCAGGATGGAGTTATGAAAAAGTAGCAGAGGCGCTCTTGTTAGACGATCAAACAATCAGGAATTACGAAAAACTATACAAAGATAAAGGTTTTGACGGGCTTTTATCTGACAATTATATTGGCTGTGTGCCAAAACTCACCTGCGAACAAGAAGAACAATTAAAAGATCATATCAGGAAAAACAACTATAGTGCGGCAAAAGAAATTGTTGAATATGTAAAACAGACATTCAATAAAATCTATACACCCGAAGGAATGGTACATACCCTCGATAGATTAGGCTTTACTTACAAGAAAACTACAATAGTTCCAGGCAAAGCAAACCCTGAAAAACAAAAAGAATTTATCGAAAACTACAAACAACTCAAAGAAGAGAAAGCCCCTGGAGATAAGATACTTTTTATGGATGGAGTTCATCCACAGCACAATTCTACGTCTGCATATTGCTGGATAGAGAAAGGCAAAAAGAAGGAAATACCCTCTAATACCGGCAGGAAAAGAATAAATTTAAACGGGGCTATTGACATAGAAACCTTTGAAGTAACAATCCGGGAAGATGAAAGCATCAATGCTCAATCAACAATAAAGCTTTTCCATGAAATAGAGTCAAGGTATGCTCAAGCCGGTACTATTTACATAATCTCTGATAATGCTAAATATTACAGGTCTAAGTTGGTCAAAGAATACCTTGCAAATTCGAGAATAAAGATCAAATTTCTCCCTTCCTATTCGCCCAATTTAAATCTCATTGAAAGATTATGGAAATTCTTTCGCAAAAAAATATTGTATAACAAGTATTATGATACTTATGAGAAGTTTAAAAACAAATGTTTAAGTTTTTTCAAAAATATTAACGAGTATACAGATGAATTGTCTACTCTTTTAACTGAAAATTTTCAAATTATTGGCGAGCAAATTTCGAAAATCTGA
- a CDS encoding CHC2 zinc finger domain-containing protein: MARLFSPQLLRSLRNDIPIDRLIADVLSIPHKYSEGYFRFLCPLCSEFNSATNPNTNLARCFRCKKNFNTIDIVMVDSNSSFPDAVYLLKSVLPQYINST, encoded by the coding sequence ATGGCCCGTCTCTTTTCCCCTCAACTCTTGCGCTCATTACGAAACGATATCCCCATCGATCGACTCATCGCTGATGTCCTCTCCATACCTCATAAATACTCCGAAGGCTATTTCCGCTTCCTCTGCCCTCTCTGTTCTGAATTTAATTCCGCCACCAACCCAAATACGAACCTCGCCAGGTGTTTCCGTTGTAAAAAAAACTTTAATACCATCGACATCGTCATGGTAGATTCCAACTCCTCTTTCCCAGATGCTGTCTATCTGCTAAAATCCGTTTTACCTCAATATATTAATTCCACTTAA
- a CDS encoding helix-turn-helix domain-containing protein has product MKSKDEKWALFWCNLLHPVIFGEIEKEQTNLFLKKLCLQEVVFPNGKRKRPTISTLRRKLNRYRKDGFQSLARKARSDRGASRRFSPEIIDKAVELKKEQPRRSDDCLNRFLEKYYGKTIPKSTLYRHLRLAGATRLKLGVSQQKVRIRS; this is encoded by the coding sequence ATGAAATCGAAAGACGAAAAATGGGCTTTATTCTGGTGCAATCTTCTGCATCCTGTCATCTTCGGTGAGATTGAGAAGGAGCAGACCAACCTTTTTCTGAAAAAACTCTGCCTTCAGGAGGTCGTATTCCCCAACGGAAAGCGGAAAAGACCCACTATCTCTACCCTCAGGAGAAAACTCAACCGCTACCGCAAAGATGGATTTCAATCTCTTGCAAGAAAGGCGAGGAGCGACCGTGGCGCATCCAGAAGGTTTTCTCCTGAAATTATCGACAAAGCCGTTGAACTCAAAAAAGAACAACCACGCCGCAGCGACGATTGCCTCAACCGCTTTCTTGAGAAATACTATGGGAAAACGATCCCCAAATCCACCCTCTACCGCCATCTCAGACTCGCAGGGGCGACCCGGCTCAAACTCGGCGTCTCACAGCAAAAGGTGCGTATACGCTCTTAG
- a CDS encoding ExeA family protein, with amino-acid sequence MFTSHFSMTTQPFSERINTSLIMKDERFTQGLARLQYLLHSGSIAVLYGQTGVGKSTLLKLFLSQIPQNLFLPIYLHFTHLKSSSLLSLIVSQLGEIPKHTKDRLFLQIMDKSLRSNLTPIIVIDEAHLLKTDAITDLRLLVSSPLDSSTHLKIILSGQEHLKYILKRDIHADFAQRISVHYHIHPLTKTQTAAYIDFHLKSSGASDKIFDSDVKDLIHEFSAGIPRQINAISTACLINASIRQSQKITQDIFHQALAEIQSF; translated from the coding sequence ATGTTTACTTCTCATTTTTCCATGACTACTCAGCCGTTCTCTGAAAGAATCAACACCAGCCTTATCATGAAAGACGAACGCTTTACCCAGGGGCTTGCACGACTCCAATACCTCTTACACTCAGGCTCTATCGCCGTCCTCTACGGACAGACGGGAGTCGGAAAATCCACACTCCTCAAACTCTTCCTCTCACAAATCCCCCAAAACCTGTTTCTCCCCATCTACCTCCATTTTACCCACCTAAAATCATCCAGCCTTCTCTCCTTAATCGTCTCCCAGCTCGGTGAAATACCAAAACACACCAAAGACCGGCTCTTCCTCCAAATTATGGATAAATCCTTGCGCTCAAATCTCACTCCCATTATCGTTATCGACGAGGCTCATCTCCTGAAAACCGACGCCATCACAGACCTCAGACTCCTTGTCAGCTCTCCGCTTGATTCTTCCACTCATCTCAAAATCATCCTCTCGGGACAGGAACACCTCAAATATATCCTCAAAAGAGACATCCATGCCGACTTCGCACAACGCATCTCGGTACATTACCACATTCATCCCCTTACTAAAACTCAAACCGCTGCATACATAGACTTCCATCTGAAATCTTCCGGCGCATCCGATAAAATCTTTGACTCAGACGTCAAAGACCTGATCCATGAGTTCTCCGCCGGCATCCCAAGGCAAATCAACGCCATTTCCACCGCCTGCCTGATTAACGCTTCCATCAGACAATCACAGAAAATTACCCAGGATATCTTCCATCAGGCTCTTGCTGAAATTCAATCTTTTTAA
- a CDS encoding Mu transposase C-terminal domain-containing protein — protein sequence MDAALAFFMKRIPRTVDRTFADVRIDNRFYRVDPKLRGDKVEVRYDPYGDLKKVLIYSANGEYLGSGNLYLRDQGAETPAASPSKPKHNYLDLITQKHKSILQAQAKGIDYHQIISERPWPFMAFVQKLALLMGHKGSLSAFSSHELESLKKCYNRIPALNESLLTEAFQNASVKTLPYIIRELQIAYSKKEVS from the coding sequence ATGGACGCCGCTCTTGCCTTCTTCATGAAACGCATCCCCAGAACCGTTGACAGAACCTTTGCCGATGTCCGCATTGATAACCGCTTTTACCGTGTTGACCCCAAACTCAGAGGCGATAAAGTAGAAGTCCGTTACGACCCATACGGCGATCTCAAAAAGGTCTTGATCTATTCCGCAAACGGTGAATACCTCGGCTCGGGAAATCTCTACCTGCGCGACCAGGGCGCTGAAACTCCAGCCGCCTCACCTTCAAAACCAAAACATAATTACCTCGACCTTATCACTCAGAAACACAAATCCATTCTCCAGGCTCAGGCCAAAGGCATTGATTACCACCAAATCATCTCCGAACGACCCTGGCCATTCATGGCATTCGTCCAGAAACTCGCACTCCTCATGGGACACAAAGGCTCTCTCTCCGCCTTCAGCTCTCATGAACTCGAATCGCTTAAAAAATGCTACAACCGTATCCCCGCTCTCAACGAATCATTGCTCACGGAGGCATTCCAAAATGCCTCCGTGAAAACCTTACCCTATATCATTCGTGAATTACAAATCGCTTACTCGAAAAAGGAGGTCTCTTAA